A window from Candidatus Hydrogenedentota bacterium encodes these proteins:
- a CDS encoding sugar phosphate isomerase/epimerase, with protein sequence MKFGICNEIFQPWNSIERTIDYVKEIGYDGLEIAPFTLSKYVTDITPETRRTIVRAAEKADLEILGIHWVLVGPDGMYLTHPDKEVRDRTAQYIIDLAHFCGDVGGTKMIFGSPKQRSVMEGVAYQQAFDYAVEVFEKALPALEERGVILCMEPLTEAETNFCQSAAETVTLIERINHPNFQLLLDTKAMTTEPEGRPATIRKHAKYLAHYHANDANLEGPGWGDVDFGPIFEALKDINYQGYVSVEVFIFDPGPEAIATKSLQYMKRFA encoded by the coding sequence ATGAAGTTTGGCATCTGCAATGAGATTTTTCAGCCTTGGAACAGCATTGAGCGCACCATTGATTACGTGAAAGAGATTGGCTACGACGGCTTGGAAATTGCCCCCTTCACACTCTCCAAATACGTGACCGATATCACACCCGAGACGCGGCGTACAATCGTTCGCGCGGCGGAAAAGGCAGACCTCGAGATCCTTGGGATTCACTGGGTGTTGGTTGGGCCGGATGGAATGTACCTGACGCATCCCGATAAGGAGGTACGTGACCGCACGGCGCAGTACATCATCGATTTGGCCCATTTCTGCGGCGACGTAGGTGGAACGAAGATGATCTTCGGTTCTCCCAAGCAGCGCAGCGTGATGGAAGGTGTCGCGTATCAGCAGGCGTTCGACTACGCGGTGGAAGTGTTTGAGAAGGCGCTGCCCGCGCTTGAAGAGCGTGGTGTCATTCTTTGTATGGAACCTTTGACCGAGGCCGAGACGAACTTCTGTCAGAGCGCCGCGGAAACGGTCACGCTCATCGAGCGCATCAATCACCCGAACTTCCAGTTGTTGCTTGATACAAAAGCGATGACAACGGAACCTGAGGGACGTCCGGCTACAATTCGTAAGCACGCGAAGTATCTGGCGCACTACCATGCGAACGATGCCAACCTCGAAGGCCCCGGTTGGGGCGATGTCGATTTTGGGCCCATTTTCGAGGCGCTCAAAGACATTAATTATCAGGGTTACGTCTCGGTTGAGGTGTTTATCTTCGATCCAGGCCCCGAGGCCATTGCCACGAAGAGCCTCCAGTACATGAAGCGGTTTGCTTAG